In the genome of Kineosporia corallincola, one region contains:
- a CDS encoding TetR/AcrR family transcriptional regulator, whose protein sequence is MAGRPRSFDRDAALAAAVEQFWRDGYDATSIATLTAAMGVSPPSLYSAFGDKHRLFEEASAAYFRLTCEGLDAAAELPTAREAVVRILDDTAHAHTDAATPPGCLMLTEPRLTGQRQELHQRLLDRLERGVRDGDLPPATNTEPLAAFLVAVLRGMSGCARDGGTLEDLQAIAATAMAAIPAQPEKPA, encoded by the coding sequence ATGGCCGGCCGACCCCGCAGCTTCGATCGCGACGCGGCACTCGCAGCTGCCGTCGAGCAGTTCTGGCGCGACGGCTACGACGCCACGTCCATCGCGACCCTCACCGCGGCCATGGGCGTCTCCCCGCCGAGCCTCTACTCCGCGTTCGGTGACAAGCACCGCCTCTTCGAGGAGGCGTCCGCCGCCTACTTCCGGCTCACCTGCGAGGGACTCGACGCCGCCGCCGAGCTACCGACAGCCCGCGAGGCCGTCGTGCGCATCCTCGACGACACCGCCCACGCCCACACCGACGCGGCCACGCCCCCCGGCTGCCTGATGCTGACCGAGCCCCGGCTCACCGGCCAGCGACAGGAACTGCACCAGCGCCTGCTGGACCGGCTGGAGCGCGGGGTCAGGGACGGCGACCTGCCACCCGCCACGAACACCGAGCCCCTGGCCGCGTTCCTCGTGGCGGTCCTGCGCGGCATGTCCGGCTGCGCCCGCGACGGCGGCACCCTCGAAGACCTCCAGGCGATCGCCGCGACGGCCATGGCGGCGATCCCGGCGCAGCCGGAAAAGCCTGCCTAA
- a CDS encoding SDR family oxidoreductase, translating into MELKGAVVLVTGANRGIGAEFVRLLKQRGAGRIYAAARDVTSIEADGVEPIRLDVTDRDQIEAAARRAGDVQILINNAGISTGTALVTGDEAGIRREMETNFYGPLLLTRAFAPILRANGGGAVLNVVSALSWFSTPVGGAYAASKAAQWMLTDSTRLELAAQGTHVVGVHMGLVDTDMSKSLQAPKIHPAELAGAGLDAIESGAQEVLADDWAKFVKSGLQLDPKERYERIFAALGGN; encoded by the coding sequence ATGGAGCTGAAGGGTGCTGTCGTGCTGGTCACCGGCGCGAACCGAGGCATCGGCGCGGAATTCGTCCGGCTGCTCAAGCAGCGCGGGGCCGGCCGGATCTACGCCGCCGCGCGGGACGTGACGTCGATCGAGGCCGACGGCGTGGAGCCGATCCGGCTCGACGTCACCGACCGGGACCAGATCGAGGCCGCCGCTCGGCGCGCGGGTGATGTGCAGATCCTGATCAACAATGCCGGGATCTCCACCGGCACCGCCCTGGTGACCGGCGACGAGGCGGGCATCCGGCGGGAGATGGAGACCAACTTCTACGGCCCGTTGCTGCTGACCCGCGCCTTCGCCCCGATCCTGCGGGCCAACGGGGGCGGCGCAGTTCTCAACGTCGTCTCCGCCCTGTCCTGGTTCTCCACCCCGGTGGGCGGCGCGTATGCCGCGTCGAAGGCGGCGCAGTGGATGCTGACCGACAGCACCCGCCTGGAGCTCGCCGCCCAGGGCACGCACGTGGTCGGCGTGCACATGGGTCTGGTCGACACCGACATGAGCAAGAGCCTCCAGGCGCCGAAGATCCACCCGGCCGAGCTGGCCGGTGCGGGCCTCGACGCGATCGAGTCCGGTGCGCAGGAGGTGCTGGCCGACGACTGGGCGAAGTTCGTGAAGTCCGGCCTCCAGCTCGACCCGAAGGAACGGTACGAGCGGATTTTCGCCGCCCTCGGCGGCAACTGA
- a CDS encoding SDR family NAD(P)-dependent oxidoreductase, giving the protein MTTTLVTGANKGLGLETTRRLIEAGHTVYAGMRDLSTGEAARALGAVPVQLDVTDDASVARAVASLTELDVLINNAGIPGTKWDFDDLDADEMRTVFETNVFGVVRMTQAALPLLRRSSAPVIVNVTSGVGWPRLLLDEKADEFPVNLVPYASSKAAVIALTVQYAKNLPKFRINASDPGYTATDFNGRSGHQTVTEGTDATVALALIGPDGPTGEFRNRHGLITY; this is encoded by the coding sequence ATGACCACAACCCTGGTGACCGGGGCCAACAAAGGCCTCGGTCTGGAGACCACCCGCCGCCTGATCGAGGCAGGCCACACCGTTTACGCCGGAATGCGCGACCTGTCCACCGGCGAGGCGGCCCGCGCGCTCGGCGCCGTCCCCGTCCAGCTGGACGTCACGGACGACGCGAGCGTCGCCCGGGCCGTCGCGTCCCTGACCGAACTGGACGTCCTGATCAACAACGCCGGAATCCCCGGCACGAAGTGGGATTTCGACGACCTGGACGCCGACGAGATGCGTACGGTGTTCGAGACCAACGTGTTCGGGGTCGTCCGGATGACCCAGGCCGCCCTGCCGCTGCTGCGGCGGTCGTCCGCACCGGTGATCGTGAATGTCACGTCCGGGGTCGGCTGGCCCCGGCTGCTGCTGGACGAGAAGGCGGACGAGTTCCCGGTGAATCTCGTGCCGTACGCCTCGTCGAAGGCGGCGGTGATCGCGCTGACCGTGCAGTATGCCAAGAACCTGCCGAAGTTCCGGATCAATGCCTCCGACCCCGGTTACACCGCAACCGATTTCAACGGCCGGTCCGGACATCAGACGGTGACCGAGGGAACGGACGCGACGGTGGCCCTGGCCCTGATCGGCCCGGACGGACCGACCGGCGAGTTCCGCAACCGGCACGGCCTGATCACCTACTGA
- a CDS encoding helix-turn-helix transcriptional regulator, translating to MAGVDEFAQVLRAWRDRVTPEQAGLAPGLGRRTPGLRREELALLAGVSVDYVVRLEQGRARNPSPQVLAALARGLRLDDDERDHFFRVAGAAVPGRGLLPSHVTPSVRRIVDRLADLPVAVFTPIHDLLLWNPMWAALLGDPSVRTGLDRNLIWQYFAGPPMPVTHSPAEEESFARSLVGHLRLALGQYPGDPHVGDLVDRLLEASPEFARRWNGAPVGEFQTSHKIIHTQQVGDIVLDCDTLTGGTGGLLIVVMTAAPGTQDERKLDLLRVVGLQGAWE from the coding sequence ATGGCCGGTGTGGATGAGTTCGCACAGGTGCTGCGGGCCTGGCGGGACCGGGTCACCCCGGAGCAGGCGGGACTGGCTCCCGGCCTGGGGCGGCGCACGCCCGGGCTGCGCCGGGAAGAGCTGGCGCTGCTGGCCGGGGTGAGCGTCGACTACGTGGTCCGGCTGGAACAGGGCCGCGCCCGCAACCCCTCACCTCAGGTTCTGGCTGCCCTCGCCCGGGGCCTGCGCCTGGACGACGACGAGCGCGACCACTTCTTCCGGGTGGCCGGCGCGGCGGTTCCGGGCCGCGGCCTGCTGCCGTCCCACGTCACCCCGAGCGTCCGGCGGATCGTCGACCGCCTGGCCGACCTGCCGGTCGCGGTCTTCACCCCGATCCACGACCTGCTGCTGTGGAACCCGATGTGGGCCGCCCTGCTCGGCGACCCGTCGGTGCGCACCGGGCTGGACCGCAACTTGATCTGGCAGTACTTCGCCGGCCCGCCGATGCCGGTGACGCACTCCCCGGCCGAGGAGGAGTCGTTCGCCCGCAGCCTGGTCGGGCACCTGCGCCTGGCGCTCGGGCAGTATCCCGGCGATCCGCACGTCGGTGACCTGGTCGATCGGCTGCTGGAAGCGTCCCCGGAGTTCGCCCGACGCTGGAACGGCGCGCCGGTCGGCGAGTTCCAGACCAGCCACAAGATCATTCACACCCAGCAGGTCGGCGACATCGTGCTGGACTGCGACACGCTGACCGGCGGCACCGGTGGCCTGCTGATCGTGGTGATGACCGCCGCGCCGGGCACGCAGGACGAACGCAAGCTCGACCTGCTGCGGGTGGTGGGGCTCCAGGGCGCGTGGGAATGA
- a CDS encoding SDR family oxidoreductase, whose protein sequence is MARFEGKHVLVTGGSSGIGLAGAQRIVDEGGRVTLTGTDPERLAVVSEKLPSVTVLRNDAADPASVDALVEAVGGEPLHGLWLNAGYAEVGPLEGVDAASFDAMTAVNLRAPALQLARLSPHLAEGASVVVTSSTSAYEGAPMTALYAATKAALISAAKVWAAELAPRGIRVNVLVPGATQTNFRHFMTDEQRSGFESALLEQVPLGRVGTPEEVAAVGLFLLSDEASYVTGAQFVVDGGLLRV, encoded by the coding sequence ATGGCCAGGTTTGAGGGTAAGCACGTGCTGGTGACCGGGGGCAGCAGTGGGATCGGCCTGGCCGGTGCGCAGCGCATCGTGGACGAGGGTGGCCGGGTCACGCTGACCGGTACCGATCCGGAACGTCTGGCGGTGGTATCCGAAAAGCTGCCTTCGGTAACTGTTCTGCGCAATGACGCTGCTGATCCTGCCTCGGTGGACGCGCTCGTCGAGGCAGTGGGCGGGGAGCCGTTGCACGGTCTGTGGCTGAACGCCGGTTACGCGGAGGTCGGGCCGCTGGAGGGCGTCGATGCCGCGTCGTTCGACGCGATGACGGCGGTCAATCTGCGGGCTCCGGCGTTGCAGCTGGCCCGGTTGTCGCCGCATCTGGCCGAGGGGGCCTCGGTGGTGGTCACGTCGTCCACCTCCGCCTACGAGGGTGCGCCGATGACGGCGCTGTACGCCGCGACCAAGGCGGCGCTGATATCGGCAGCGAAGGTGTGGGCGGCCGAGCTGGCGCCGCGCGGTATCCGGGTCAACGTGCTGGTGCCGGGGGCCACACAGACGAACTTCCGGCACTTCATGACCGACGAACAGCGCTCGGGTTTCGAGTCGGCCCTGCTGGAGCAGGTGCCCCTGGGCCGGGTCGGCACACCCGAAGAGGTCGCTGCGGTGGGGCTTTTCCTGCTGTCGGACGAGGCATCGTACGTCACCGGGGCGCAGTTCGTGGTGGACGGCGGGCTGCTGCGGGTCTGA
- a CDS encoding MFS transporter, giving the protein MPANRRGSASVTSVGPDANPADPTSSPALRPAYREPGFRRFVLGEAASVVGDQVWFVALSWAAVQVASPATAGLILTVSAVPRLVLMILGGPLADRYDARRLMIGSDLLRAAVMFAAAAIAVQHSSVMLLVVISLVFGAADAIFMPASGSLRPRLLHTSQLASGGALRELAMRAALTLGSPLGGLVVAAGNLWLACVVNGFTFLVSMLFLRTVRPREVAPAAPGAPTGYFASLKDGLRYLATHPVLRSVLTVTLLVNLAFVGPMNVGLALLSQDRDWGAGGIGTLLAGFGVGAAAGALAMLRTHVDRGIGLWIALACLLEGAGLAALGLIERFPVAVAAAALVGLVSAPLGIMTTALTQSGVPDEYRGRVSSVNMLVNLGLTPLSIAALGVVADWWGTSTAVVAFAALAWVAAVLCLMVPALRRARVRGEEDRVPPLVAGASTPTKSIRARPFRH; this is encoded by the coding sequence ATGCCGGCGAACCGACGAGGTTCCGCCTCCGTCACTTCGGTCGGGCCCGATGCGAACCCTGCCGACCCGACGTCTTCACCAGCGCTCCGTCCGGCGTACCGGGAACCCGGTTTCCGGCGGTTCGTGCTCGGGGAGGCCGCCTCCGTCGTCGGTGACCAAGTCTGGTTCGTCGCCCTGTCGTGGGCGGCGGTGCAGGTCGCCTCGCCGGCCACGGCTGGGCTGATCCTCACCGTCTCGGCCGTCCCGCGGCTGGTGCTGATGATCCTGGGTGGCCCGCTGGCCGACCGCTACGACGCCCGGCGGCTGATGATCGGCAGCGATCTGCTGCGCGCGGCCGTCATGTTCGCCGCCGCCGCGATCGCCGTGCAGCACTCCAGTGTGATGCTGCTGGTGGTGATCAGCCTCGTGTTCGGGGCGGCGGACGCGATCTTCATGCCCGCCTCGGGTTCGCTGAGACCACGGCTGCTGCACACCTCGCAACTGGCCAGCGGCGGCGCCCTTCGCGAACTGGCGATGCGCGCGGCCCTGACACTCGGCTCACCCCTGGGCGGGCTCGTCGTGGCTGCCGGGAACCTGTGGCTGGCCTGCGTGGTCAACGGTTTCACGTTCCTGGTCTCCATGCTGTTTCTTCGCACCGTGCGACCGCGGGAGGTTGCTCCGGCTGCCCCCGGAGCACCGACCGGATACTTCGCCTCCCTCAAGGACGGCCTGCGCTACCTGGCCACCCACCCTGTCCTGCGCTCAGTCCTGACCGTCACCTTGCTGGTCAACCTGGCCTTCGTCGGCCCGATGAACGTGGGATTGGCGTTGCTGTCGCAGGACCGCGACTGGGGCGCCGGGGGCATCGGCACCCTGCTGGCCGGGTTCGGGGTCGGCGCCGCAGCCGGAGCGCTGGCCATGCTGCGCACCCACGTCGACCGCGGGATCGGCCTCTGGATCGCCCTGGCCTGCCTGCTGGAAGGCGCCGGCCTGGCAGCGCTGGGCCTGATCGAACGCTTCCCGGTGGCCGTGGCCGCGGCCGCGCTGGTCGGCCTGGTCAGCGCACCTCTGGGAATCATGACCACGGCACTGACCCAGTCGGGCGTGCCGGACGAGTACCGGGGCCGGGTGAGCAGCGTCAACATGCTGGTCAACCTCGGCCTCACCCCCTTGTCCATCGCGGCCCTGGGGGTGGTCGCCGACTGGTGGGGAACCAGCACCGCCGTGGTCGCCTTCGCGGCCCTGGCCTGGGTCGCCGCCGTCCTGTGTCTCATGGTCCCGGCCCTGCGCCGGGCTCGGGTGAGAGGCGAGGAAGACCGTGTTCCACCGCTGGTCGCTGGGGCGAGCACGCCGACGAAGTCGATTCGTGCCCGACCTTTTCGTCACTGA
- a CDS encoding type II toxin-antitoxin system Phd/YefM family antitoxin, translated as MGNLEMTPRDVRSRSREIMDEVEHGQTFTVTRDGHQIGELIPLRRRFVSRQEFAAMSRNSPTSDLDACRADQVVAADHEESGAYER; from the coding sequence ATGGGCAACCTGGAGATGACCCCACGCGACGTGCGATCTCGGTCGCGAGAGATCATGGATGAAGTTGAGCACGGCCAGACCTTCACGGTCACGCGAGACGGTCACCAGATCGGCGAATTGATTCCTCTTCGGCGCCGGTTCGTCTCGCGTCAGGAGTTCGCAGCGATGTCCCGTAACTCACCGACCAGCGACCTCGATGCTTGCCGGGCGGACCAGGTTGTGGCAGCTGATCATGAGGAAAGCGGTGCGTATGAGCGCTGA
- a CDS encoding type II toxin-antitoxin system VapC family toxin, which yields MDPAQLPDEMTISAVTLAEIPALPQELCADTEQTGYDERARRMEILRHAEQESDPIPLETETARVYGRLVCAVVTAGRKPRRRIADLMIASTAISGGLPLFTTNPDDFAGLDRLLEVVPVVRPMLPGGIR from the coding sequence ATCGATCCAGCGCAGCTGCCCGACGAGATGACGATCAGCGCCGTCACCCTTGCGGAGATACCGGCTCTACCGCAGGAGCTCTGCGCCGACACCGAACAAACTGGGTACGACGAACGCGCTCGGCGGATGGAGATTCTTCGGCATGCGGAGCAGGAATCCGACCCCATCCCGCTCGAAACGGAAACTGCGCGCGTCTACGGGCGTTTGGTCTGCGCAGTTGTAACTGCCGGCCGCAAGCCACGGCGGCGAATTGCGGACCTGATGATTGCTTCGACTGCGATTTCCGGAGGTCTGCCCCTTTTCACCACGAACCCTGACGACTTCGCCGGCCTCGACCGCCTTCTGGAAGTGGTCCCCGTGGTCCGTCCCATGCTTCCCGGCGGGATCCGGTAA
- a CDS encoding DUF5635 domain-containing protein, which yields MAIQPGGEVWEDRRRLSAAVDQALALLAAGASADAVEVEGVDFKEEAGRRARGGVVVPGQPRSEAVASQLADEVACLANTPGGGALVVGIADDGRLIGAASERDWLRHRIHERVDLAPAVDERWLPDGTRLLAIMVAESREPAENTKDQLRWRVGTSCAPVDRSEWWAERLRRQGSDPLAAETSRTVSAVSQGAMAATRRLLRGVGKNDQHDHSDREYLTRLGVLLPSGRLTAAGVHMFCPAPRTVLELAVLDVVGGDVISGPPDLSGLSLVEQLGEIETRLDALDSSVVLQSGLKLDPIRRVPWPAVREALLNAIVHRDWLPLEPVHLTWVVADASLDVVSPGGFAGGVTSESVLSARYSRNPALADLARAMGLVERQGIGVDRMYREMISLGHRPPVIRQEPGPQVRTRLVGGQPLSAVMVSLGAVSPADRQRDLRVAIGLHVMLRDGFLTAETLAALLQVPVEEAEEGLDVLAACSVDDESMIRSTPAGPWLPARGIVRRATGDPRSLEQAQRRGLLGWHRPDPRAAEKLVRAYVAAAGRMSSGELAAITGLTTQGALNMLVRMEGEGIVRRGTTQGRRAHFVLADL from the coding sequence TTGGCGATCCAGCCTGGTGGGGAAGTCTGGGAAGACCGACGAAGGCTTTCTGCTGCCGTCGATCAGGCGCTGGCGCTGCTTGCCGCGGGAGCCAGTGCTGATGCGGTCGAGGTCGAAGGCGTCGACTTCAAGGAGGAGGCCGGCCGTCGTGCTCGGGGAGGGGTAGTGGTGCCGGGGCAGCCCAGAAGCGAGGCCGTCGCTTCTCAGCTGGCGGACGAGGTCGCCTGCCTCGCCAATACGCCGGGTGGCGGCGCACTGGTTGTGGGGATTGCGGATGACGGCCGCCTGATCGGGGCGGCCTCGGAACGGGACTGGCTTCGCCATCGCATCCACGAACGGGTGGACCTGGCCCCGGCGGTTGATGAGCGATGGCTGCCGGACGGTACGCGCCTACTGGCCATCATGGTTGCCGAGTCGCGTGAACCGGCTGAGAACACCAAGGACCAGCTGCGGTGGAGGGTCGGCACCAGTTGTGCTCCGGTCGACAGGTCGGAGTGGTGGGCCGAGCGGCTGCGCAGGCAGGGGAGCGACCCTCTGGCGGCGGAGACCTCCAGGACGGTGTCGGCTGTCAGTCAGGGAGCGATGGCCGCCACGAGACGCCTTCTTCGTGGTGTAGGCAAGAACGACCAGCATGATCACAGCGATCGCGAGTACCTGACCCGATTGGGAGTACTCCTTCCCAGCGGGCGCCTGACTGCGGCCGGCGTCCACATGTTCTGCCCCGCCCCCCGCACGGTACTGGAACTGGCGGTACTCGACGTCGTCGGTGGTGACGTCATCTCGGGGCCCCCTGACCTGTCGGGCTTGAGTCTGGTCGAGCAGCTGGGGGAGATCGAGACTCGCCTCGACGCGCTCGACAGCTCGGTGGTGCTTCAGTCGGGTCTGAAACTTGATCCGATCCGCAGGGTTCCCTGGCCGGCAGTGCGCGAAGCGTTGCTCAACGCGATCGTTCACCGTGACTGGCTACCCCTCGAACCGGTCCATCTGACCTGGGTCGTGGCTGACGCGAGCCTCGATGTCGTCTCCCCGGGAGGATTCGCCGGCGGTGTGACCAGTGAGTCCGTTCTCTCAGCCCGCTATTCACGTAATCCGGCGCTCGCCGACCTGGCCCGTGCCATGGGCCTGGTGGAGCGCCAGGGGATCGGCGTGGATCGTATGTACCGGGAGATGATCTCCCTCGGTCATCGACCGCCCGTCATCCGGCAGGAACCCGGGCCCCAGGTGCGTACCCGTCTCGTCGGTGGGCAGCCGCTGTCGGCAGTGATGGTCTCCCTCGGGGCGGTTTCTCCCGCCGATCGGCAGCGGGACCTTCGCGTGGCCATCGGCTTGCACGTGATGCTGCGCGACGGGTTCCTGACCGCTGAGACGCTCGCTGCACTGCTGCAGGTGCCGGTAGAGGAGGCTGAAGAGGGACTCGACGTTCTGGCCGCCTGTTCCGTGGACGACGAGTCCATGATCCGGTCCACACCCGCGGGCCCGTGGCTCCCGGCCCGGGGAATTGTCCGCCGGGCGACCGGGGACCCTCGGTCGCTGGAACAAGCGCAGCGACGGGGCCTACTGGGATGGCACCGGCCGGATCCGCGGGCCGCGGAGAAACTGGTTCGCGCCTATGTGGCTGCTGCCGGGCGTATGTCGAGTGGTGAACTGGCGGCCATCACCGGACTGACGACGCAGGGGGCCCTGAACATGCTGGTTCGGATGGAAGGTGAGGGGATCGTGCGGCGTGGGACCACACAGGGGCGTCGCGCGCACTTCGTTCTGGCGGATCTCTGA
- a CDS encoding GNAT family N-acetyltransferase, with amino-acid sequence MTAAHAEQVLAIYQAGIDEGNATFETAAPGWPTFDQGKLPGHRFVAVEDGAVVGWVAVSKVSDRCVYGGVVEHSVYVAPDARGRGVATSLLKALIDSTEAAGIWTIQSGIFPENIASLNLHQRLGFRTIGTRERIGRHHGLWRDVTLVERRSPNIT; translated from the coding sequence ATGACTGCCGCGCATGCCGAGCAGGTGCTGGCTATCTATCAGGCTGGGATCGACGAGGGCAACGCCACTTTCGAGACTGCTGCCCCCGGCTGGCCCACCTTCGATCAGGGCAAACTGCCCGGGCACCGTTTCGTCGCCGTTGAAGACGGCGCGGTCGTGGGCTGGGTCGCTGTCAGCAAGGTCTCCGACCGGTGTGTCTACGGCGGAGTGGTCGAGCACTCCGTCTACGTTGCGCCCGACGCGCGAGGTCGCGGGGTCGCTACCAGCCTGCTCAAGGCCCTCATCGATTCCACCGAAGCCGCCGGGATCTGGACCATCCAGTCCGGGATCTTCCCCGAGAACATCGCCAGCCTGAACCTCCACCAGCGGCTCGGGTTCCGCACCATCGGCACCCGTGAACGCATCGGCCGCCACCACGGCCTCTGGCGTGACGTCACCCTCGTCGAACGCCGCAGCCCCAACATCACCTGA
- a CDS encoding ArsR/SmtB family transcription factor — MTSVQIARPQIALQAPTAEDAACCTPTGSGPIHSAEQAQKLASLLKALAEPTRLQLLSLVAAHEGGEACVCDLTEPVGLSQPTVSHHLKILVDAGLLTREKRGVWAYYTLVPERVSQIAAALGDFTTPQSS; from the coding sequence ATGACGTCCGTGCAGATCGCCCGCCCGCAGATCGCCCTCCAGGCCCCCACGGCCGAGGACGCGGCGTGCTGCACCCCGACCGGCAGCGGGCCGATCCACAGCGCCGAACAGGCGCAGAAGCTGGCGAGCCTGCTCAAGGCGCTGGCCGAGCCGACCCGGCTGCAACTGCTGTCGCTGGTCGCCGCGCACGAGGGCGGCGAGGCGTGCGTGTGCGACCTGACCGAACCGGTCGGGCTGTCCCAGCCCACGGTCTCGCACCACCTGAAGATCCTGGTGGACGCCGGCCTGCTCACCCGCGAAAAGCGCGGCGTGTGGGCCTACTACACCCTCGTGCCCGAGCGCGTGAGCCAGATCGCCGCGGCTCTGGGCGACTTCACCACGCCTCAGAGTTCGTAG
- the arsM gene encoding arsenite methyltransferase: MTPPTTASDELREQVRAGYAAAAVAVTSTGAQAASASCCGPDAAADSMALDGSFGAGLYASDEVEGLPAEALAASLGCGNPMAVASLKEGDRVLDLGSGGGIDVLLSARRVGPTGRAYGLDMTEEMLALARSNAAKAGAINVDFLKGQIEAIPLPASSINVVISNCVVNLSTDKSAVLAEMFRVLVPGGRIGISDVVAEDHITPAERAERGSYVGCIAGALSKSEYLEGLAAAGFTDAEVEFTHEAVPGMHGAIIRAIKRADAPQLLAVVGQDGMPASCC; the protein is encoded by the coding sequence ATGACGCCACCGACTACAGCGTCCGATGAGCTGCGTGAACAGGTCCGGGCCGGCTACGCCGCCGCAGCCGTCGCCGTGACCAGCACCGGTGCTCAGGCCGCTTCTGCCTCGTGCTGCGGCCCGGACGCCGCCGCAGACTCCATGGCCCTCGACGGCTCGTTCGGTGCCGGCCTCTATGCCTCCGACGAGGTGGAAGGGCTTCCTGCTGAGGCGCTGGCCGCGTCGCTGGGCTGCGGGAACCCGATGGCCGTGGCGTCCCTGAAGGAGGGCGACCGGGTCCTGGATCTGGGCTCCGGCGGCGGGATCGACGTGCTGCTGTCCGCCCGCCGTGTCGGCCCGACCGGCCGGGCGTACGGGCTCGACATGACCGAGGAGATGCTGGCCCTGGCCCGCTCCAACGCGGCCAAAGCCGGCGCCATCAATGTCGACTTCCTCAAGGGCCAGATCGAGGCCATCCCGCTGCCCGCGTCCTCGATCAACGTAGTGATCAGCAACTGCGTGGTGAACCTGTCCACCGACAAGAGCGCCGTGCTGGCCGAGATGTTCCGGGTCCTGGTACCCGGCGGCCGGATCGGGATCAGCGACGTGGTGGCCGAGGACCACATCACCCCGGCCGAACGGGCCGAACGAGGCAGCTACGTCGGCTGTATCGCCGGGGCCCTGTCCAAGAGCGAGTACCTCGAGGGCCTGGCGGCGGCCGGTTTCACCGATGCCGAGGTCGAGTTCACCCACGAGGCTGTCCCCGGTATGCACGGCGCGATCATCCGGGCGATCAAGCGTGCTGACGCGCCTCAGCTCCTGGCGGTCGTCGGCCAGGACGGCATGCCGGCCAGTTGCTGCTGA